In Primulina eburnea isolate SZY01 chromosome 5, ASM2296580v1, whole genome shotgun sequence, a single window of DNA contains:
- the LOC140832361 gene encoding U-box domain-containing protein 52-like isoform X1: protein MVVVAIDKDKGSQGALKWAVDNLLSKGKTVTLLHVKLKQPASVGSFSGNEDASKVSKVNVPIDGQTKELFFPFRCFCTRKDIRVNEEVVEDTDVARALIDYVKNNLIEDLVVGSTVKNGFMRRFKIVDIPGNVSKGAPEFCNVYVISKGKISSVRSASLAVPKESPYQLQNQVNPQSGSTDAHFMQSNKTRGNTADKSLPLASKTTTDETDTIKSPFTRGNAANRSYGDFAMLDTDLSYVSSGRPSTERMIHTLDHDMSTTSHLSNSSDAENRSSFGSSFSNTMSSDANYSFGIFSSSSQESGNYSWSGSQTLDDVEAEMARLKMELKQTMDMYSTACKEALCAKQKTLELNRWKMEEQQKLGEARLAEEAALAMAEKEKEKCRAAIEKAETAQKIAELEAHKRMNAEMKAVKEAEEKKKMLQKLAHGDARYRKYTIEEIEAATDYFSQTRKIGEGGYGPVYKCYLDHTPVAIKVLRPDAAQGRSQFQQEVEVLSCIRHPNMVLLLGACPEYGCLVYEYMANGSLDDCLFRRGNAPVLSWQLRFRIAAEIGTSLLFLHQTKPEPLVHRDLKPGNILLDSNFVSKISDVGLARLVPPSVADNATQYLMTSTAGTFCYIDPEYQQTGMLGIKSDVYSFGVMLLQIITAKSPMGLTHHIERAIERGTFADMLDPAVTDWPVEEAKNFAKLALKCTELRRKDRPDLGTVVLPELKRLRAFAEESISSIAQITSPKTSPNHRQSQSQVSGYQILSSSSNNKKESPVTGTQSPRIC, encoded by the exons ATGGTGGTAGTTGCCATAGACAAGGACAAAGGAAGCCAAGGTGCATTGAAATGGGCAGTTGATAATCTCTTGTCCAAAGGGAAAACTGTAACACTGCTCCATGTCAAGCTCAAGCAGCCTGCCTCAG tgggaagtttctcagggaACGAGGATGCTTCAAAAGTATCAAAGGTTAACGTGCCGATTGATGGCCAAACCAAGGAGCTCTTCTTTCCTTTTCGTTGCTTCTGCACCCGCAAGGAT ATAAGAGTCAATGAAGAAGTAGTAGAAGACACCGACGTAGCCAGAGCCCTCATCGATTATGTAAAGAACAACTTGATTGAGGATTTGGTCGTCGGCTCCACGGTTAAGAATGGCTTCATGAG AAGATTCAAGATTGTTGATATCCCAGGCAATGTGTCCAAAGGGGCGCCTGAATTTTGCAACGTTTATGTCATTTCCAAGGGGAAGATATCATCGGTCAGGTCCGCCTCCCTTGCCGTCCCAAAAGAATCTCCATATCAACTGCAGAATCAAGTTAATCCACAATCTGGTTCAACTGACGCACATTTCATGCAAAGTAACAAAACACGAG GAAATACAGCCGATAAATCGCTGCCATTGGCATCTAAGACAACAACGGATGAGACAGACACGATCAA GTCACCATTTACCAGAGGAAATGCTGCAAACAGATCTTATGGAGATTTTGCTATGCTTGATACGGACCTATCATATGTGAGCTCTGGCAGGCCAAGCACCGAGCGCATGATTCACACATTAGATCATGATATGTCTACGACCTCTCATCTGTCAAACAGCTCAGACGCAGAAAACCGATCGAGTTTTGGATCTTCATTCTCTAATACCATGTCGTCAGATGCAAATTACAGCTTCGGAATCTTCTCATCGAGCTCACAAGAAAGTGGAAACTATTCATGGTCTGGATCCCAAACCCTG GATGATGTAGAGGCAGAGATGGCCAGGCTAAAGATGGAACTCAAACAGACAATGGATATGTACAGCACAGCCTGCAAGGAAGCTCTTTGTGCAAAACAGAAA ACACTGGAACTTAACCGCTGGAAAATGGAAGAACAACAGAAACTAGGAGAGGCCCGACTAGCAGAGGAAGCAGCATTGGCGATGGCAGAGAAGGAAAAAGAGAAGTGCAGGGCAGCAATTGAGAAAGCTGAAACAGCTCAAAAAATAGCTGAACTTGAAGCACACAAAAGAATGAATGCTGAAATGAAAGCAGTCAAAGAAGCAGAGGAGAAGAAGAAAATGCTGCAAAAGTTAGCACATGGTGATGCTCGATATCGGAAATACACGATTGAGGAGATTGAGGCAGCCACCGATTACTTCTCACAAACTCGTAAAATAGGGGAAGGTGGGTACGGTCCAGTGTACAAGTGTTACCTGGATCATACGCCGGTGGCCATAAAAGTTCTTCGTCCAGATGCAGCACAAGGAAGATCGCAGTTTCAGCAAGAG GTTGAAGTTCTGAGTTGCATCCGACATCCCAACATGGTTCTCCTCCTTGGAGCATGCCCTGAGTATGGCTGCTTAGTCTATGAATACATGGCTAACGGTAGCTTGGACGACTGTCTCTTCAGGCGAGGAAACGCTCCAGTGCTTTCTTGGCAACTGAGATTCCGAATAGCAGCAGAAATCGGCACTAGCCTCCTTTTCCTCCACCAGACCAAGCCAGAGCCACTAGTACATAGAGACCTGAAACCAGGAAACATTTTGCTAGACAGTAACTTCGTAAGCAAGATCAGTGATGTTGGCTTGGCAAGGCTTGTTCCTCCATCCGTAGCTGACAATGCCACACAATATCTCATGACTTCAACAGCTGGAACTTTTTGCTACATAGATCCTGAATATCAGCAAACTGGCATGCTCGGAATAAAGTCTGACGTCTACTCATTTGGAGTGATGCTTCTTCAAATAATAACAGCCAAATCCCCGATGGGTTTGACTCATCACATTGAGAGGGCCATTGAAAGGGGAACTTTTGCTGACATGCTTGACCCAGCAGTTACTGATTGGCCAGTAGAAGAGGCCAAGAATTTTGCAAAGCTAGCCCTTAAGTGCACAGAATTGAGGCGTAAAGATAGGCCAGATCTCGGAACTGTGGTTTTGCCCGAGCTTAAGAGGTTAAGAGCTTTTGCTGAAGAAAGTATCTCTAGCATTGCACAAATTACTAGTCCAAAGACCTCACCAAATCACAGACAGTCTCAATCTCAA GTCAGTGGATatcaaatactttcctccagctCCAATAATAAAAAAGAAAGTCCAGTCACAGGAACGCAAAGCCCAAGGATTTGTTAA
- the LOC140832361 gene encoding U-box domain-containing protein 52-like isoform X2, which yields MVVVAIDKDKGSQGALKWAVDNLLSKGKTVTLLHVKLKQPASVGSFSGNEDASKVSKVNVPIDGQTKELFFPFRCFCTRKDIRVNEEVVEDTDVARALIDYVKNNLIEDLVVGSTVKNGFMRFKIVDIPGNVSKGAPEFCNVYVISKGKISSVRSASLAVPKESPYQLQNQVNPQSGSTDAHFMQSNKTRGNTADKSLPLASKTTTDETDTIKSPFTRGNAANRSYGDFAMLDTDLSYVSSGRPSTERMIHTLDHDMSTTSHLSNSSDAENRSSFGSSFSNTMSSDANYSFGIFSSSSQESGNYSWSGSQTLDDVEAEMARLKMELKQTMDMYSTACKEALCAKQKTLELNRWKMEEQQKLGEARLAEEAALAMAEKEKEKCRAAIEKAETAQKIAELEAHKRMNAEMKAVKEAEEKKKMLQKLAHGDARYRKYTIEEIEAATDYFSQTRKIGEGGYGPVYKCYLDHTPVAIKVLRPDAAQGRSQFQQEVEVLSCIRHPNMVLLLGACPEYGCLVYEYMANGSLDDCLFRRGNAPVLSWQLRFRIAAEIGTSLLFLHQTKPEPLVHRDLKPGNILLDSNFVSKISDVGLARLVPPSVADNATQYLMTSTAGTFCYIDPEYQQTGMLGIKSDVYSFGVMLLQIITAKSPMGLTHHIERAIERGTFADMLDPAVTDWPVEEAKNFAKLALKCTELRRKDRPDLGTVVLPELKRLRAFAEESISSIAQITSPKTSPNHRQSQSQVSGYQILSSSSNNKKESPVTGTQSPRIC from the exons ATGGTGGTAGTTGCCATAGACAAGGACAAAGGAAGCCAAGGTGCATTGAAATGGGCAGTTGATAATCTCTTGTCCAAAGGGAAAACTGTAACACTGCTCCATGTCAAGCTCAAGCAGCCTGCCTCAG tgggaagtttctcagggaACGAGGATGCTTCAAAAGTATCAAAGGTTAACGTGCCGATTGATGGCCAAACCAAGGAGCTCTTCTTTCCTTTTCGTTGCTTCTGCACCCGCAAGGAT ATAAGAGTCAATGAAGAAGTAGTAGAAGACACCGACGTAGCCAGAGCCCTCATCGATTATGTAAAGAACAACTTGATTGAGGATTTGGTCGTCGGCTCCACGGTTAAGAATGGCTTCATGAG ATTCAAGATTGTTGATATCCCAGGCAATGTGTCCAAAGGGGCGCCTGAATTTTGCAACGTTTATGTCATTTCCAAGGGGAAGATATCATCGGTCAGGTCCGCCTCCCTTGCCGTCCCAAAAGAATCTCCATATCAACTGCAGAATCAAGTTAATCCACAATCTGGTTCAACTGACGCACATTTCATGCAAAGTAACAAAACACGAG GAAATACAGCCGATAAATCGCTGCCATTGGCATCTAAGACAACAACGGATGAGACAGACACGATCAA GTCACCATTTACCAGAGGAAATGCTGCAAACAGATCTTATGGAGATTTTGCTATGCTTGATACGGACCTATCATATGTGAGCTCTGGCAGGCCAAGCACCGAGCGCATGATTCACACATTAGATCATGATATGTCTACGACCTCTCATCTGTCAAACAGCTCAGACGCAGAAAACCGATCGAGTTTTGGATCTTCATTCTCTAATACCATGTCGTCAGATGCAAATTACAGCTTCGGAATCTTCTCATCGAGCTCACAAGAAAGTGGAAACTATTCATGGTCTGGATCCCAAACCCTG GATGATGTAGAGGCAGAGATGGCCAGGCTAAAGATGGAACTCAAACAGACAATGGATATGTACAGCACAGCCTGCAAGGAAGCTCTTTGTGCAAAACAGAAA ACACTGGAACTTAACCGCTGGAAAATGGAAGAACAACAGAAACTAGGAGAGGCCCGACTAGCAGAGGAAGCAGCATTGGCGATGGCAGAGAAGGAAAAAGAGAAGTGCAGGGCAGCAATTGAGAAAGCTGAAACAGCTCAAAAAATAGCTGAACTTGAAGCACACAAAAGAATGAATGCTGAAATGAAAGCAGTCAAAGAAGCAGAGGAGAAGAAGAAAATGCTGCAAAAGTTAGCACATGGTGATGCTCGATATCGGAAATACACGATTGAGGAGATTGAGGCAGCCACCGATTACTTCTCACAAACTCGTAAAATAGGGGAAGGTGGGTACGGTCCAGTGTACAAGTGTTACCTGGATCATACGCCGGTGGCCATAAAAGTTCTTCGTCCAGATGCAGCACAAGGAAGATCGCAGTTTCAGCAAGAG GTTGAAGTTCTGAGTTGCATCCGACATCCCAACATGGTTCTCCTCCTTGGAGCATGCCCTGAGTATGGCTGCTTAGTCTATGAATACATGGCTAACGGTAGCTTGGACGACTGTCTCTTCAGGCGAGGAAACGCTCCAGTGCTTTCTTGGCAACTGAGATTCCGAATAGCAGCAGAAATCGGCACTAGCCTCCTTTTCCTCCACCAGACCAAGCCAGAGCCACTAGTACATAGAGACCTGAAACCAGGAAACATTTTGCTAGACAGTAACTTCGTAAGCAAGATCAGTGATGTTGGCTTGGCAAGGCTTGTTCCTCCATCCGTAGCTGACAATGCCACACAATATCTCATGACTTCAACAGCTGGAACTTTTTGCTACATAGATCCTGAATATCAGCAAACTGGCATGCTCGGAATAAAGTCTGACGTCTACTCATTTGGAGTGATGCTTCTTCAAATAATAACAGCCAAATCCCCGATGGGTTTGACTCATCACATTGAGAGGGCCATTGAAAGGGGAACTTTTGCTGACATGCTTGACCCAGCAGTTACTGATTGGCCAGTAGAAGAGGCCAAGAATTTTGCAAAGCTAGCCCTTAAGTGCACAGAATTGAGGCGTAAAGATAGGCCAGATCTCGGAACTGTGGTTTTGCCCGAGCTTAAGAGGTTAAGAGCTTTTGCTGAAGAAAGTATCTCTAGCATTGCACAAATTACTAGTCCAAAGACCTCACCAAATCACAGACAGTCTCAATCTCAA GTCAGTGGATatcaaatactttcctccagctCCAATAATAAAAAAGAAAGTCCAGTCACAGGAACGCAAAGCCCAAGGATTTGTTAA